One region of Wyeomyia smithii strain HCP4-BCI-WySm-NY-G18 chromosome 3, ASM2978416v1, whole genome shotgun sequence genomic DNA includes:
- the LOC129728995 gene encoding probable 39S ribosomal protein L24, mitochondrial: MRITSILNKIGDVSKKFSNLPDSYIKRSMEQVYWKTPRGKPQYLPRTVERKRYRFTTNRPWTGQFRQQNMPGTIRKKVFVEPIANWSFFKGDRVEVLVGKDKGKQGIVSQVFQERNWVIVAGLNCHLRKVADEKEYPGIMIKSEAPLLVTHQVRLVDPSDLQGTDIEWRFTEDGEKVRVSMRTGRIIPIPKTNEETHDYKAKSLYVERPKDTTADVLKEITFQPSLQTFEMEIMREMGIEEDRIPTRTFWY, from the exons ATGCGAATCACCAGCATCCTCAACAAGATAGGCGATGTATCGaagaaattttccaatctacCCGATTCGTACATAAAGCGAAGCATGGAGCAA GTTTATTGGAAAACACCCCGAGGGAAACCGCAGTATCTTCCCCGCACGGTTGAACGCAAAAGGTACCGATTCACAACGAACCGGCCGTGGACGGGCCAATTTCGACAGCAAAATATGCCCGGCACTATTCGTAAAAAGGTTTTTGTGGAACCGATAGCAAATTGGTCATTCTTCAAAGGAGATCGTGTCGAGGTACTAGTCGGAAAAGACAAAGGTAAACAGGGCATTGTGAGCCAAGTCTTCCAGGAACGGAACTGGGTGATTGTAGCTGGACTAAACTGCCACTTGCGGAAGGTAGCCGACGAAAAGGAATATCCAGGGATAATGATCAAATCGGAAGCACCGTTACTGGTCACCCATCAGGTACGTCTGGTGGATCCGTCCGATTTGCAGGGCACCGACATCGAGTGGCGATTCACGGAGGACGGCGAAAAAGTGCGCGTTTCGATGCGCACTGGCcgtatcatcccgattccgaagaCCAACGAGGAAACGCACGACTACAAGGCGAAGAGTTTGTACGTAGAACGACCGAAAGATACGACGGCGGACGTGCTGAAGGAGATTACCTTTCAACCGTCGCTGCAGACGTTCGAGATGGAGATCATGCGGGAAATGGGCATCGAAGAGGACAGAATACCGACGAGGACGTTCTGGTATTAG
- the LOC129729872 gene encoding CD109 antigen, whose amino-acid sequence MAHRRCLTCSGVLSLLLLPLVAWAQQTSPTDTTRYNPLDPFNRQRFTPATSGSVQPQGGTPASGFPTDPRNPNYNRDYYGTGNVETNSIDNRFEANRDRDRNRDVLFQTSTTRDFNVNRFPTTPRSRTSFNAGVSRNSFLDSVVNAMNKEITYFVVASRMVRPGQIYKVSVILLETQHPLTVRASISRDGVELSSELKLVRVGTPETLLMRVPPTSVVGDYKLRVEGSYENTFGGYVFANETKLTFSQRSMTIFVQMDKPVYMQGEMVRFRTIPITTELKGFDNAVDVYMLDPSGHIMRRWLSRQSNLGSVSLEYKLSDQPIFGEWKIRVIAQGQTEEATFTVEEYYQTRFEVNVTMRAFFFQTDPFIYGKIMANFTNGTPVKGNLTLKATIRPIGWMNPKAINHMSRVWNTGNRRELDPSVPYYLQNTDPDLYNAQTSYISQLGQENQNYDQKYQQNTGFQDSYIIERHYNFDEEWPFWVKKPVDTDAQWDSWTNTYRESLPYLRYFNGTYNFRYPMSELAQLFPSNMAGMEVLITARVGERFYDEVIEGYAMARVYNSSIRIAFLGSSPQVFKPSMPFTVYLIAEYHDGSPLPINPFYPGRMEVSGSIDSRSGGGRNSYEVRQLQMSDKPGVWELKIDLRNDLNLDSNKQSNDFLNEIQSMRLSATYMDPTGERASTELLLLSHFSPNNQNIKVSTSTIDAKVGEYIIFHVQSNFYTKDFHYIVMSKGIVLVTGQEILSGGVRTMSVTLSAEMAPVATIVVWHIGRYGKVIADSLTFPVNGISRNNFTVFINNRKARTGEKVEVAIYGEAGSYVGLSGIDSAFYTMQAGNELTYAHVITKMASYDEQTNGTFKQTWISHEGDPDELVYYPSSTFGIDANRTFEFAGLVVFTDGVIPMRPLACDGSLNYSECLNGRCYRSDKRCDGYFDCEDGTDEAGCDARNTTALAEFRKYRFNRIFRHYQNVWLWKDINIGPHGRFIFNLEVPQIPALWMVSAFGVSATRGFGMVKKPIEYVGIQPFFINLEMPTVCRQGEQVGIRVAVFNYQTVDIEATVVLHSSPDYQFVHVEEDGIVRSYNPKTSFGEHQFYIYLLAQDSTNVYLPIVPTRLGEIEVTIHASTLLGAYQLSRKIKVEADGLPQYRHQSTLLDLSNRAYFFQYMHVNVTETPIIPYEIERYYVFGSNKAQISIVGDLVGAIFPTMPVNATSLLSLPMDSAEQNMFSFAANFYTIQYMRAIKQRNKKTEKLAFHYMNIGYQKQLSYLMPDGSFSLFRADWNQSASSVWLTAYCARIFAEASFYEYENFIYIDPIVVQKNVHFLLQHQKEDGSFWEVTWLPDRKVNQSSENPRNEIVRTKNITLTAQVLITLSSVKDLSGVLGSKVALAEQKASRFIERNLGLIKDYGSPYEISVISYALAKAKAPQAEHAFKILASRMRTIADLAYWGNDEVPQPPSKLENQKYFNLPRLPYKYDAMNIETTAYALMTYVSRQETFTVLPIVRWLNSQRLTDGGWASSQDTGIAMKALGEYSTRNRVADVTSLTLTVEATSLPGQSKVLNIGRHNLAATQSIEIPNAWGTVKVQAKGVGYAILQMHVEYSVDSPKFQTSPPVPAFDLTTRTIFHGRNQSHISYVICQRWTNTQESIRSGMAVLDVAVPTGYMIQQQKLDRYILSRRVRNLQRARYQERKVLFYFDYLDHDYVCVNFTLERWMPVANMSRYLPIRVYDYHAPERFNETIFDSLQTYLLNICEVCGSSQCPYCSIYNAAVRNPVSVALLLVVSALAVARHYRITNPNSWIFWND is encoded by the exons ATGGCCCACCGGCGGTGTCTGACCTGTTCGGGTGTGCTATCGCTGTTACTGTTACCCCTGGTCGCATGGGCACAGCAGACCAGCCCTACTGATACCACCCGGTACAACCCACTCGATCCGTTCAACCGACAACGCTTCACTCCGGCTACCTCAGGAAGTGTACAACCTCAGGGAGGCACACCGGCATCCGGTTTTCCTACCGATCCCCGAAACCCCAACTATAACCGAGACTACTACGGAACGGGAAACGTAGAAACGAACAGTATTGATAATCGGTTCGAGGCAAACCGCGACCGTGACCGCAACCGGGATGTTCTATTTCAAACCAGCACCACGCGCGACTTCAACGTAAATCGTTTTCCCACGACACCTCGGTCACGAACCAGTTTCAATGCAGGCGTTAGTCGAAACTCTTTCTTGGATAGCGTAGTCAACGCAATGAATAAAGAGATCACTTACTTCGTGGTAGCTTCGCGGATGGTTCGGCCGGGCCAGATTTACAAAGTATCCGTGATTCTGCTGGAGACGCAACATCCCCTCACAGTTCGGGCGAGTATCTCTCGTGATGGTGTTGAGCTTAGCAGTGAGCTGAAGTTGGTACGGGTTGGAACACCGGAAACGTTATTGATGCGAGTTCCGCCAACCAGTGTGGTTGGTGATTACAAGCTACGGGTGGAAGGATCCTATGAGAACACCTTTGGCGGTTACGTATTTGCAAACGAAACGAAACTTACCTTTTCACAGCGATCAATGACGATATTTGTACAGATGGACAAACCGGTTTACATGCAGGGTGAAATGGTACGGTTCCGAACGATTCCCATCACAACAGAGCTGAAAGGATTCGACAACGCAGTTGACGTTTACATGCTGGATCCAAGTGGTCACATTATGAGACGTTGGTTGTCCCGTCAGTCCAATCTTGGATCGGTCAGCTTGGAATATAAACTATCCGATCAACCAATATTTGGTGAATGGAAAATCCGGGTTATCGCTCAAGGTCAAACGGAGGAGGCAACGTTTACCGTGGAAGAGTACTATCAGACGCGCTTTGAGGTGAATGTCACCATGCGTGCTTTCTTCTTCCAAACCGATCCGTTTATTTACGGTAAAATCATGGCGAATTTTACCAACGGAACACCCGTTAAGGGAAACCTGACATTGAAAGCCACCATCAGACCGATTGGTTGGATGAATCCGAAAGCAATCAACCATATGAGTCGCGTTTGGAACACGGGAAATCGCAGGGAGCTGGACCCGAGTGTGCCCTATTATTTGCAAAACACCGATCCCGATTTATACAATGCACAAACTTCGTACATTAGTCAGCTGGGACAGGAAAATCAGAACTACGATCAAAAATACCAACAAAACACTGGCTTCCAAGACTCGTACATCATTGAGAGGCACTATAACTTTGACGAAGAGTGGCCATTTTGGGTGAAGAAGCCTGTAGATACGGACGCCCAGTGGGACTCTTGGACCAATACTTACCGAGAAAGTTTACCATATCTGCGGTACTTCAATGGAACGTACAATTTTCGCTATCCAATGTCCGAATTAGCTCAGTTATTCCCGAGCAATATGGCCGGCATGGAAGTTCTGATAACGGCGAGAGTCGGAGAGCGGTTCTACGACGAAGTTATCGAAGGCTACGCCATGGCGCGGGTTTACAATTCCTCTATCAGAATTGCCTTCCTAGGAAGTTCGCCTCAGGTGTTCAAACCGTCGATGCCGTTCACGGTGTACTTGATTGCAGAATACCACGATGGGTCACCTCTACCGATCAATCCGTTCTACCCGGGTCGAATGGAAGTCTCTGGCTCGATTGACAGTCGCTCCGGTGGTGGTCGAAATAGCTACGAAGTGCGTCAGCTTCAAATGTCCGACAAACCTGGCGTATGGGAGTTGAAGATCGATCTGCGGAACGATTTGAATCTGGATTCTAACAAACAATCCAATGATTTTTTGAACGAAATCCAATCGATGCGTCTCTCAGCGACCTATATGGATCCAACTGGGGAACGGGCCTCTACGGAACTGCTTCTGCTGTCACACTTCTCACCAAATAATCAAAACATCAAAGTTTCAACCAGCACTATTGACGCCAAGGTTGGCGAATATATTATTTTCCATGTGCAAAGTAACTTTTATACCAAGGATTTCCACTACATTGTGATGTCCAAGGGAATCGTTTTGGTTACTGGGCAGGAGATCTTGTCCGGAGGCGTCCGAACGATGTCGGTGACGTTGAGCGCAGAGATGGCCCCGGTTGCCACGATTGTGGTGTGGCACATTGGACGGTACGGTAAAGTGATCGCGGATAGTTTGACTTTCCCGGTGAATGGAATTTCGAGGAATAATTTTACGGTGTTTATCAATAATCGAAAGGCGCGAACGGGTGAGAAAGTGGAAGTCGCAATTTACGGTGAGGCTGGATCCTACGTGGGACTGTCCGGTATCGATTCGGCCTTCTACACGATGCAGGCTGGCAATGAGCTTACCTACGCTCATGTCATCACCAAAATGGCATCATACGACGAGCAGACGAATGGCACATTTAAACAGACCTGGATTTCGCACGAAGGGGACCCGGATGAGCTGGTGTACTATCCTAGTTCAACATTCGGAATCGATGCGAATCGAACGTTTGAATTTGCCGGACTGGTGGTGTTTACCGATGGTGTTATTCCGATGCGTCCGTTGGCGTGTGATGGTTCTCTGAACTATAGTGAATGCTTGAATGGAAGGTGTTACCGTAGCGATAAACGGTGCGATGGATATTTCGATTGTGAGGATGGTACCGATGAAGCTGGTTGCGACGCCCGAAATACTACCGCGTTGGCAGAGTTCCGAAAGTATCGTTTTAATAGAATCTTCCGCCACTATCAGAACGTTTGGCTTTGGAAAGACATCAATATTGGACCGCACGGTAGGTTTATCTTTAATCTAGAAGTTCCGCAAATTCCGGCTCTCTGGATGGTGTCGGCTTTCGGCGTTAGTGCGACCCGTGGATTTGGTATGGTGAAAAAGCCGATTGAATACGTTGGAATACAGCCATTCTTTATCAACCTCGAAATGCCCACGGTTTGTCGGCAGGGAGAGCAGGTCGGTATTCGTGTCGCAGTGTTTAACTATCAAACAGTCGATATCGAAGCCACTGTGGTTTTGCACAGTTCACCCGATTACCAGTTTGTGCATGTGGAGGAAGATGGCATTGTAAGATCGTACAACCCTAAAACGTCGTTTGGAGAACATCAGTTCTACATCTATCTATTGGCTCAGGATTCCACCAACGTTTACCTGCCGATTGTTCCTACCCGACTCGGCGAAATTGAAGTGACAATACACGCGTCAACCCTGCTTGGGGCTTATCAGTTAAGCCGAAAGATTAAAGTGGAAGCTGACGGTCTTCCGCAGTACCGCCATCAGTCAACGTTGCTTGATCTTAGTAACCGCGCGTACTTCTTCCAGTACATGCATGTCAACGTAACCGAAACACCGATTATTCCGTACGAAATCGAACGTTACTACGTATTCGGTTCCAACAAGGCTCAAATTTCGATCGTAGGAGATCTTGTCGGTGCAATTTTCCCAACTATGCCCGTGAATGCAACGTCGCTGCTGTCTCTGCCAATGGATTCGGCTGAGCAAAATATGTTCAGTTTCGCAGCTAACTTTTACACGATCCAATATATGCGTGCGATTAAACAGCGTAACAAGAAAACAGAGAAACTTGCCTTCCACTACATGAACATCGGCTATCAAAAACAACTCAGCTACCTGATGCCGGACGGATCGTTCTCTCTATTCCGTGCCGATTGGAACCAATCGGCCTCATCGGTGTGGCTTACCGCCTATTGTGCCCGCATTTTTGCCGAAGCATCTTTCTACGAGTACGAAAATTTCATTTACATCGATCCGATCGTAGTCCAGAAAAACGTTCACTTCCTGTTGCAACACCAGAAAGAGGATGGATCTTTCTGGGAGGTCACCTGGCTGCCAGATCGAAAGGTCAACCAATCGTCGGAAAATCCGCGCAACGAAATCGTCCGTACGAAAAACATCACTCTCACGGCACAGGTGTTGATAACGTTGTCATCGGTGAAAGATCTTTCTGGG GTACTGGGTTCGAAAGTGGCATTGGCAGAGCAAAAGGCATCTCGATTTATTGAGCGGAATCTTGGTCTAATAAAAGACTACGGTTCGCCGTACGAAATCTCGGTGATCAGCTACGCACTGGCAAAGGCGAAAGCACCCCAGGCCGAGCATGCATTCAAAATTCTAGCTAGTCGGATGAGAACAATag CCGACCTTGCCTACTGGGGTAACGACGAGGTGCCGCAGCCACCGAGTAAGTTGGAAAATCAGAAATACTTTAACCTACCCAGGCTGCCGTACAAGTACGATGCTATGAACATCGAGACAACGGCGTACGCTTTGATGACGTACGTATCGCGACAGGAAACGTTTACCGTTCTACCGATTGTGCGATGGCTGAATTCGCAACGTCTCACGGACGGTGGTTGGGCTTCCAGTCAGGATACCGGAATCGCCATGAAAGCTCTCGGCGAATACAGCACCAGGAATCGAGTCGCGGATGTGACTTCTCTTACGCTTACGGTGGAGGCCACTTCGCTACCGGGACAGTCGAAGGTGTTAAACATCGGAAGACACAACCTGGCCGCCACTCAAAGTATAGAG ATCCCGAATGCCTGGGGTACTGTCAAAGTCCAAGCGAAGGGTGTTGGTTACGCAATTCTTCAAATGCATGTGGAGTACTCCGTTGATTCTCCGAAGTTCCAAACCAGTCCACCAGTGCCAGCGTTCGATCTAACCACTCGGACCATCTTCCACGGTAGGAATCAGTCGCATATCAGCTACGTCATCTGTCAGAG ATGGACCAACACACAGGAATCTATTCGCTCCGGAATGGCTGTGTTGGATGTTGCCGTTCCAACTGGGTACATGATCCAGCAGCAGAAATTGGATCGATACATTCTTAGTAGAAGGGTGCGCAACCTTCAACGCGCTCGTTACCAAGAGCGAAAAGTATTGTTCTACTTTGATTAC CTGGACCACGATTACGTGTGCGTGAATTTCACTCTCGAGCGTTGGATGCCGGTGGCAAATATGTCTCGATACTTACCGATTCGAGTCTATGACTATCACGCACCTG AACGTTTCAACGAAACCATTTTCGATTCCCTGCAAACCTACCTCCTTAACATCTGTGAAGTGTGCGGCAGCTCTCAGTGTCCGTACTGTTCGATTTATAATGCCGCAGTCCGAAATCCGGTTTCGGTGGCGCTGCTTCTGGTGGTCAGTGCTTTAGCCGTAGCTCGCCACTATCGAATAACGAATCCTAACAGTTGGATCTTCTGGAACGATTAA